One genomic segment of Bombina bombina isolate aBomBom1 chromosome 4, aBomBom1.pri, whole genome shotgun sequence includes these proteins:
- the P2RY1 gene encoding P2Y purinoceptor 1 yields the protein MTEVFLSALLNVTQSTLLANGSSIGNVSKCSLTKTGFQFYYLPAVYIVVCITGFIGNSVAIWMFIFHMKPWSSISVYMFNLALADFLYVLSLPALIFYYFNKTDWIFGDAMCKLQRFIFHVNLYGSILFLTCISVHRYTGVVHPLKSLGRLKKKNSIYISILVWFIVIAGISPILFFSGTGIRKNKTITCFDTSSDDYLRSYFIYSMCTTVFGFCIPFILILGCYGLIVKALIYKDMNNAPLRKKSIYLVIIVLTVFAVSYLPFHVMKNLNLRARLDFQSPEMCFFNDRVYATYQVTRGLASLNSCVDPILYFLAGDTFRRKLSRATRKASRRSEANVQSKSEEMTLNILSEYKQNGDTSL from the coding sequence ATGACAGAAGTCTTTCTCTCAGCTCTTTTGAATGTTACTCAAAGCACTTTGCTGGCAAATGGCTCATCTATTGGGAATGTCTCAAAATGCTCTCTGACAAAGACAGGCTTCCAATTTTATTACCTTCCTGCTGTGTATATAGTAGTTTGTATAACAGGATTTATTGGGAACAGTGTTGCAATTTGGATGTTCATTTTTCACATGAAGCCATGGAGCAGCATTTCAGTCTACATGTTCAACTTGGCACTTGCAGATTTTTTGTATGTCCTTTCCCTACCAGCACTGATTTTTTATTACTTTAACAAAACAGACTGGATTTTTGGAGATGCCATGTGCAAACTGCAAAGATTTATTTTTCATGTCAATCTCTATGGAAGCATCTTGTTCTTGACTTGCATCAGTGTGCACAGATACACTGGGGTTGTGCATCCACTGAAGTCACTAGGGAGGctgaagaaaaaaaattctatctaCATCAGTATACTTGTCTGGTTTATTGTTATTGCTGGTATCTCCCCAATCCTGTTCTTTTCTGGCACTGGGAtcaggaaaaataaaaccattacatGCTTTGATACATCTTCTGATGATTACTTAAGAAGCTACTTTATCTACAGTATGTGCACCACTGTATTTGGGTTCTGCATTCCCTTTATATTAATTTTGGGTTGTTATGGATTAATCGTGAAAGCGTTGATCTACAAAGATATGAACAATGCGCccctcagaaaaaaatctatttaccTGGTAATTATTGTATTGACTGTTTTTGCTGTTTCCTACCTTCCTTTCCATGTGATGAAGAATCTGAATCTACGAGCTAGGCTGGATTTTCAGTCTCCTGAAATGTGCTTCTTTAATGACCGGGTCTACGCCACTTACCAAGTGACTAGGGGTCTTGCCAGCCTCAATAGCTGTGTAGATCCTATTCTCTATTTCTTGGCAGGAGATACCTTCCGGAGGAAACTTTCAAGAGCTACTAGGAAGGCATCCAGAAGAAGTGAGGCTAATGTGCAATCAAAAAGTGAAGAGATGACCCTCAACATTCTATCTGAGTACAAGCAGAATGGAGATACAAGCTTGTGA